A part of Dehalogenimonas sp. W genomic DNA contains:
- the purB gene encoding adenylosuccinate lyase codes for MIERYSRPAMKKVWSDENKFDKWLDIELAVVEGWVKQGVVPREALPKVKMARLNFKRMEELLVETHHDMTAFLGSVAESVGEESRFIHLGLTSSDVMDTATSLQLVEASKILADDLKQLVTVLGNRAIEHKYTVMAGRTHGVHAEPITFGLKLALWMEEMQRNRQRLADAAKIIAVGKMSGAVGTYATVPPEVEEFACAKLGLSPAPISNQVIQRDRHAQFMTTLAIIAGSLEKFAVEIRALQKTEFRETEEPFGAGQTGSSAMPHKRNPELCERVTGIARLVRGYAVTSLENIALWHERDISHSSTERVILPDACLVLDYGLNIFTNVIKGMTVFPQRMRRNMDLTRGLLFSQRVLLALIEKGLTRQTAYKMVQRNAMATWGNEDNNFIDLLKADAEVTAKLSQAEIDELFDYKYYTRHVDDIFKRLGLTAAQWKVRPESGPENLSPAAL; via the coding sequence ATGATAGAACGTTATAGCCGCCCGGCGATGAAAAAAGTCTGGAGCGATGAAAACAAATTTGATAAGTGGCTGGATATTGAATTAGCCGTAGTTGAAGGCTGGGTTAAACAGGGTGTAGTGCCTCGTGAAGCCCTGCCAAAGGTCAAGATGGCCCGTCTTAATTTCAAACGCATGGAAGAATTACTAGTTGAGACACACCATGATATGACCGCCTTTCTCGGATCAGTAGCGGAAAGTGTTGGCGAAGAATCACGCTTTATTCACCTCGGCCTGACCTCTTCTGATGTCATGGATACGGCTACCAGTCTGCAACTGGTGGAGGCGTCTAAAATTCTGGCCGATGATTTGAAACAGCTGGTCACCGTGCTTGGCAACCGAGCCATTGAACACAAATATACGGTCATGGCCGGCCGAACTCACGGCGTTCACGCCGAACCCATCACTTTTGGCTTGAAACTGGCTTTGTGGATGGAGGAGATGCAGCGCAACCGCCAGCGGCTGGCTGATGCGGCTAAAATTATCGCGGTTGGTAAAATGAGCGGCGCGGTCGGCACCTACGCCACGGTACCGCCTGAAGTAGAGGAATTTGCCTGCGCCAAGCTGGGATTATCGCCGGCGCCTATCTCCAATCAGGTAATCCAACGCGACCGGCATGCCCAATTTATGACGACGCTGGCTATTATCGCCGGTTCACTGGAAAAATTCGCCGTAGAAATCCGGGCACTTCAAAAAACCGAATTCCGGGAAACTGAAGAGCCCTTCGGTGCCGGTCAAACCGGCAGTTCCGCCATGCCGCATAAACGCAATCCGGAACTGTGCGAGCGGGTTACCGGAATTGCGCGTTTGGTACGCGGCTACGCTGTGACTTCCTTGGAAAACATTGCATTGTGGCATGAACGGGATATTTCTCACTCATCAACTGAGCGCGTGATTTTGCCGGATGCCTGCCTGGTATTGGATTATGGGCTGAATATTTTCACTAATGTCATTAAGGGAATGACGGTTTTCCCGCAGCGGATGCGCCGCAATATGGATCTGACCCGAGGTCTGCTGTTTTCGCAGCGCGTTCTGTTGGCGCTTATTGAAAAAGGGCTTACCCGGCAAACTGCTTATAAGATGGTTCAACGAAACGCCATGGCCACCTGGGGCAATGAAGACAATAATTTTATTGATCTGTTGAAGGCCGATGCCGAAGTGACGGCGAAGTTGTCGCAGGCTGAAATTGATGAGCTGTTTGACTACAAATATTACACCCGGCACGTGGATGATATTTTCAAGCGCCTTGGTTTGACGGCGGCGCAATGGAAAGTGCGGCCCGAGTCCGGACCTGAAAACCTGTCGCCCGCGGCTCTGTAA
- a CDS encoding phosphoribosylaminoimidazolesuccinocarboxamide synthase: MTDNSVVLATDLPLKRFILGKVRDTYDLGEYLLIVVSDRISAFDVVLPVGIPDKGKVLNLISAFWFDKTRSIIPNHVVAVIKDVRQLDEFIPEEQRFEYPEYLEGRSMIVKKVKRLPVECVVRGYLAGSGWSEYKKTQSVCGVALPAGLKQSQMLPEIIFTPTTKGDDAHDLPMTYQEVEETVGAAMAIKLKAISTALYAYAREYARNHDIIIADTKFEFGLDGNNLILIDEALSPDSSRFWDEKLYKVGEAQDSYDKQPVRDWLEASGWNKEPPGPTLPDEIIENTRRRYVHAFEVLTGTTLD; encoded by the coding sequence ATGACTGATAACAGTGTAGTGCTTGCGACTGATTTGCCCCTGAAACGATTTATCTTGGGGAAGGTGCGCGATACCTATGATCTGGGCGAATACCTGCTTATTGTTGTTTCTGACCGTATTTCGGCTTTTGACGTGGTGCTGCCGGTGGGCATCCCAGACAAAGGCAAAGTGCTTAACCTGATTTCGGCTTTCTGGTTTGATAAAACCCGCAGTATTATCCCCAACCATGTTGTGGCGGTGATTAAGGATGTCAGACAATTGGATGAGTTTATCCCAGAAGAACAGCGTTTTGAGTATCCGGAATATCTTGAAGGCCGTTCCATGATCGTCAAGAAAGTAAAACGGTTGCCGGTGGAATGCGTAGTGCGGGGCTATTTGGCGGGCTCCGGCTGGTCTGAATACAAAAAGACTCAGTCAGTTTGCGGCGTGGCGCTGCCGGCGGGTTTGAAACAGAGCCAGATGCTGCCGGAGATTATTTTTACACCCACCACCAAGGGTGACGATGCCCACGACCTGCCGATGACCTACCAAGAGGTAGAAGAGACTGTTGGTGCCGCCATGGCTATTAAATTAAAGGCGATCAGCACCGCTCTTTATGCTTACGCCCGGGAATATGCCCGCAATCACGATATCATTATCGCCGATACCAAGTTTGAGTTTGGGCTTGACGGCAACAATCTGATCTTAATTGATGAAGCCTTATCGCCGGATTCCTCCCGCTTCTGGGACGAAAAGCTTTATAAGGTGGGTGAAGCTCAGGATTCGTATGATAAGCAGCCGGTACGCGACTGGTTGGAGGCGTCCGGTTGGAATAAAGAGCCTCCCGGTCCGACTTTGCCGGATGAGATAATTGAAAATACCCGGCGGAGATACGTCCATGCCTTTGAAGTGTTGACAGGAACGACGCTGGACTAG
- the hisB gene encoding imidazoleglycerol-phosphate dehydratase HisB translates to MTERIATIKRDTRETTISVSINLDGHGVDEMRTGIRLFDHMLAQIARHGIMDISVSATGDDVHHLVEDIGISLGQAFNQALGNKKGLVRIADATVPMDESLATVVVDLGGRGYSVLNMDFENNDMSDFPADLLRHFLESFAAEGRLNLHAGVAYGTNDHHKAEAVFKALGRALDKATRIDPRIADKLPSTKEFVEG, encoded by the coding sequence ATGACGGAACGTATTGCAACGATAAAAAGAGATACCCGGGAAACCACCATCAGTGTCAGTATTAATCTTGACGGCCATGGCGTTGATGAAATGCGTACCGGTATCCGCCTATTTGACCACATGCTGGCTCAGATAGCCCGACACGGAATAATGGATATCAGCGTTTCGGCCACCGGGGATGATGTGCATCATCTGGTGGAAGATATCGGCATTTCTTTGGGCCAGGCTTTCAATCAGGCTCTGGGTAACAAAAAGGGTCTGGTTAGAATCGCCGATGCCACCGTTCCCATGGACGAATCACTGGCAACAGTGGTTGTTGATTTGGGCGGCCGGGGCTATTCGGTACTAAACATGGATTTTGAAAACAACGACATGTCGGACTTCCCGGCCGACTTGTTACGGCACTTTCTGGAAAGTTTTGCAGCGGAAGGCCGGCTGAATCTGCATGCCGGTGTGGCTTACGGCACCAATGACCACCACAAGGCCGAAGCGGTCTTTAAAGCCCTGGGGCGAGCCCTGGATAAAGCCACCAGAATTGACCCGCGTATCGCCGACAAATTGCCGAGTACCAAGGAGTTTGTTGAAGGTTAA
- the hisC gene encoding histidinol-phosphate transaminase encodes MGSLQKFMRPELGKFAGYAACKSPEVLTEEVRRLGVVKLDANENVYGPSPAVTRALGQLNDVHIYPDSCQTELRKALAQYAGVPSENIVAGSGSDQLIDLLVRMFVSPDDEVITFTPTFAMYKFFTDLAGGKFIAVPRDNDYQVVLDRLPEVVSDRTKLIFIAMPNNPTGTQVPLETVYTLLQTGLPVVVDEAYYEFTGQTLADKLDQYPNLIILRTFSKWAGLAGLRIGYGLFPDEVARKLDAIKDPYCVNAAAVTAARASLNDLDYLMDKVKLIIQERERLFQALQGVYYLKPFPSAANFILCRVEGKNGAEIQSRLEQRGILVRYFNSPNMENSLRFSIGKPHDTDRLLTELLKIGEA; translated from the coding sequence ATGGGTAGTCTGCAAAAATTCATGCGCCCGGAACTGGGGAAATTTGCCGGGTACGCCGCCTGTAAATCGCCAGAAGTCCTGACCGAAGAAGTCCGGCGTTTAGGCGTGGTGAAACTGGATGCCAACGAAAACGTCTACGGGCCTTCACCTGCTGTAACCAGGGCTTTGGGGCAATTGAACGACGTGCATATTTATCCTGACTCTTGCCAGACTGAGCTGCGCAAGGCGCTCGCTCAATATGCGGGAGTTCCTTCTGAGAATATTGTGGCCGGTTCCGGCTCAGACCAGTTGATTGATTTGCTGGTTCGGATGTTTGTCAGCCCTGATGATGAAGTGATCACCTTCACGCCTACTTTCGCTATGTATAAGTTTTTTACGGATCTGGCCGGCGGCAAATTCATAGCAGTACCCCGTGACAATGATTATCAAGTGGTGCTTGATCGTTTGCCGGAAGTCGTGTCAGACAGGACCAAACTGATATTTATTGCCATGCCCAATAATCCCACCGGCACTCAGGTGCCGCTGGAGACAGTATATACACTGCTGCAAACCGGTTTGCCGGTCGTCGTAGATGAAGCATACTATGAATTTACCGGACAGACACTGGCAGATAAACTTGACCAATACCCCAACCTGATCATATTGCGTACGTTCAGTAAATGGGCCGGCCTGGCCGGGCTCCGGATAGGGTACGGGCTATTTCCGGACGAAGTCGCCCGAAAACTTGACGCTATCAAAGACCCGTATTGCGTGAACGCCGCGGCCGTTACCGCGGCAAGAGCCTCACTTAATGACCTTGACTACCTGATGGATAAAGTGAAGCTTATTATCCAGGAGCGGGAAAGACTATTTCAGGCATTACAGGGAGTCTATTATCTTAAGCCGTTTCCTTCAGCCGCCAACTTTATTTTATGCCGGGTTGAAGGTAAAAATGGTGCGGAAATTCAAAGCCGGCTGGAGCAGCGGGGCATACTGGTGCGGTATTTTAATTCACCGAATATGGAAAACAGCCTGAGGTTCTCCATCGGCAAACCTCACGATACCGACAGGCTGTTAACGGAACTGCTTAAAATTGGGGAGGCTTAA
- the hisD gene encoding histidinol dehydrogenase: protein MRVVSGIDAAGKLLNRRTGFQATDPAVEQSVRAIIEQVRAGGDKILKELTAKYDGARLDRIEVTAEEIQKARNAIDPGLLDALETAAGQITSYHSEQFTAIKSAVDAMGSRQLLRPLDRVGVYAPGGKAFYPSTVLMTAIPAREAGVKEVILATPPGSDGRIPLPTLAAAAIAGVDRVFAVGGAQAVAALAYGTETIPQVDKICGPGNVYVMTAKKMVFGHVAIDGLQGPSEVLIIADETTDPVDCAADILAQAEHDPLAQSVLVTTSHKLAGNVLGELKLRMRENPRHMIIEQSLEQRGIIAVVASLEEAVELANLYAPEHLCFLAASAGDYLASLRHAGCIFIGEKATVAVGDYVAGPSHALPTSGTARFSSPLNIWDFVKITDVVNVDADMIFKYGPAAVTIARAEGLENHARAIEARYRGVSNG, encoded by the coding sequence ATGCGGGTTGTCTCCGGTATTGATGCCGCCGGCAAACTATTGAACCGGCGGACCGGCTTTCAAGCGACCGACCCAGCTGTTGAACAGTCGGTAAGGGCTATCATTGAGCAGGTCAGAGCCGGCGGCGATAAAATCTTAAAAGAACTCACCGCTAAGTATGATGGTGCCCGCCTGGACCGGATTGAAGTAACTGCTGAAGAAATCCAAAAAGCCAGGAACGCTATTGATCCCGGTCTGCTGGATGCCCTGGAAACGGCTGCCGGACAGATAACTTCCTATCATTCTGAACAGTTTACTGCGATAAAATCGGCGGTGGATGCCATGGGCAGCAGGCAATTGTTACGACCTTTGGATCGGGTAGGCGTATATGCCCCCGGCGGCAAGGCTTTTTACCCTTCAACCGTCTTGATGACTGCTATTCCTGCCAGAGAAGCCGGGGTTAAAGAGGTGATTCTGGCCACTCCCCCCGGAAGCGACGGAAGGATTCCGTTACCCACGCTGGCCGCGGCGGCGATTGCCGGGGTTGACCGTGTTTTCGCCGTCGGCGGTGCTCAGGCTGTCGCTGCTTTAGCCTATGGCACCGAGACGATCCCGCAGGTTGATAAAATCTGCGGTCCGGGAAACGTGTATGTCATGACGGCTAAAAAGATGGTTTTCGGTCATGTCGCCATTGACGGTCTGCAAGGTCCGAGTGAAGTATTGATTATCGCTGACGAAACCACGGATCCGGTTGATTGTGCCGCCGATATCCTGGCTCAGGCGGAACATGACCCGCTGGCACAATCAGTACTGGTGACAACTTCCCATAAATTGGCCGGCAATGTTCTCGGTGAGCTGAAATTAAGGATGCGGGAAAACCCCCGGCATATGATCATTGAACAGTCACTGGAGCAGCGGGGTATTATTGCCGTCGTTGCCTCTCTTGAAGAAGCGGTTGAACTGGCTAATCTGTACGCACCAGAACATCTTTGCTTTCTGGCGGCCTCGGCCGGCGATTATTTGGCCTCTCTGCGTCATGCCGGTTGTATATTTATCGGGGAAAAAGCTACCGTGGCTGTCGGGGACTATGTTGCCGGGCCCAGCCACGCTTTACCGACCTCTGGTACCGCCCGTTTCAGTTCTCCGCTCAATATCTGGGACTTTGTCAAGATCACTGATGTGGTCAACGTAGATGCCGATATGATTTTTAAATACGGCCCGGCCGCAGTGACCATTGCCCGCGCAGAAGGGCTGGAGAACCATGCCCGGGCGATTGAGGCGCGTTACCGAGGTGTTTCCAATGGGTAG
- the hisG gene encoding ATP phosphoribosyltransferase, with product MKIALPKGRLLAETASMLERADWQLNDYQPKARLYRLESGRFPDLSAKMLHEKDIPIQVAIGNYDLGICGADWVEELVSRYRLSSLVQVKILGYGEGALFVAVAGGGDVKCLADLSRQTGKIRLASEYPNIAEKFALDLRLKNFAVYPLWGSAEAYPPETAEVIILPRKRAEELTARGLNVLGKVMDFRAVLVANRESLATMDLSEVITSILENLPPLTASDDAAIKIADSAVETYHQYSEDIVRLALPDGHQQPHVRKILDAAGITIEDYPSDRGFRRPQTDLEGFSIKTIRPQDMTIQVANGNFDLAITGWDWLNDHLTQFPGSPVKRLLDLKYGWVRIVAVVANELPVTNPDELKEYFRGKNLRVATEYVNIADDYARNNHFGRYRIAPTWGSTEVFLPEDADLLIENTETGGTIARHNLRIIDTLFESTACVIGNTTAAENPVKRRRMEALVSRLARALEQG from the coding sequence ATGAAGATTGCCCTGCCAAAAGGAAGATTGCTGGCGGAAACCGCGTCCATGCTGGAGCGGGCAGATTGGCAGTTGAACGATTATCAGCCAAAAGCGCGTTTATATCGTCTGGAGAGCGGCAGGTTCCCGGACCTTTCGGCCAAAATGCTGCACGAAAAAGACATTCCCATTCAAGTTGCCATCGGCAACTATGATCTGGGTATTTGCGGTGCGGACTGGGTTGAAGAACTTGTCTCACGATACCGGCTCAGTTCGCTGGTGCAGGTAAAGATACTGGGGTACGGTGAGGGAGCCCTTTTTGTGGCGGTAGCCGGTGGCGGTGATGTTAAATGCCTCGCTGATTTAAGCCGGCAGACCGGCAAAATACGTCTGGCGTCCGAGTACCCCAATATTGCTGAAAAATTCGCCTTAGATCTGAGATTGAAGAATTTTGCCGTTTATCCGTTGTGGGGCAGCGCGGAAGCTTATCCGCCGGAAACTGCCGAAGTTATCATTCTCCCCCGGAAACGTGCCGAAGAACTGACGGCCCGAGGTTTGAATGTGTTGGGGAAGGTGATGGACTTCCGTGCCGTGCTGGTGGCTAACCGCGAAAGTCTGGCCACCATGGATTTATCAGAGGTCATCACTTCTATTTTGGAAAATTTGCCGCCGCTCACTGCGTCAGATGATGCTGCAATCAAAATAGCTGACTCAGCCGTTGAAACCTATCACCAATATTCAGAGGATATTGTCAGACTGGCCTTACCGGACGGGCATCAACAACCGCATGTTCGCAAAATTTTGGATGCCGCTGGAATTACCATTGAGGACTATCCCTCAGACCGGGGTTTCCGAAGGCCTCAGACCGACTTGGAGGGTTTTTCCATCAAAACTATCCGGCCTCAGGATATGACCATTCAAGTGGCCAACGGGAACTTTGATCTGGCCATTACCGGCTGGGACTGGCTGAATGATCACCTGACCCAGTTTCCCGGCAGTCCGGTCAAACGTCTGTTGGATTTGAAATACGGCTGGGTCAGAATCGTAGCCGTTGTGGCGAATGAATTACCGGTGACTAATCCAGATGAGCTAAAAGAATATTTCCGGGGTAAGAACCTCAGAGTTGCCACGGAGTACGTGAATATAGCTGACGATTACGCCCGTAACAATCATTTTGGTCGTTATCGCATTGCCCCCACCTGGGGTTCAACCGAAGTATTTTTACCTGAAGATGCCGATTTACTGATTGAAAACACTGAAACCGGCGGGACTATCGCGCGTCATAACTTGAGGATTATTGACACCTTGTTTGAGTCAACAGCGTGCGTTATCGGCAATACCACCGCAGCGGAAAACCCGGTGAAACGCCGCCGTATGGAGGCTTTGGTGAGCCGGCTCGCCCGTGCCCTGGAGCAGGGCTAA
- a CDS encoding ATP phosphoribosyltransferase regulatory subunit has protein sequence MTQNRCRGCNDLGPEEMLKFRLAESVFIDTALKWGYEEVRTPILEYLNLFTSAGTLTPGMLRQVYSFLDWDGWSGERVVMRPDGTIPLARYFVDNLADRDVVRLFYVVNVFRFKENPEEKRERWQCGAELIGANSGLADAELVRMSVESLELLGIGTVIKLSHSGFIQAVLAQLEPNPEARHQLFDEILDGNATTLNSLKARCPELTAGLEMMLNVTGSSADYVANVKALFGKTSELDEACRSFQSTLNILDSLDIEYVIDLAAGRGFEYYTGLIMHIFTNDILVGGGGRYDNLVGQMGGDARPAAGFALYMDEIMDFIDYDVYALDEPDRFLLTFEAGNEAQAFAVATDLRDAGYTAEIKLGDPDTMMYDWVLGINDGGTLLMTDTETEEEFEFETVEELIEMLGGEASEE, from the coding sequence ATGACTCAAAACCGATGTCGCGGTTGTAACGATCTTGGCCCGGAAGAAATGCTGAAGTTCCGGTTGGCCGAATCTGTTTTTATTGATACAGCTCTTAAGTGGGGGTATGAAGAAGTCAGGACTCCAATCCTGGAATATCTTAATCTGTTCACCTCGGCGGGTACTCTGACCCCCGGCATGTTGCGCCAGGTCTACTCTTTCCTGGATTGGGACGGCTGGAGCGGCGAAAGGGTGGTAATGCGCCCGGATGGCACCATCCCCCTGGCTCGTTATTTTGTTGACAACCTGGCCGACCGGGATGTGGTGCGGCTGTTCTATGTGGTTAATGTCTTCAGGTTTAAGGAAAATCCTGAAGAAAAACGGGAACGCTGGCAGTGCGGCGCTGAGCTGATCGGCGCTAATTCCGGTTTGGCAGATGCTGAATTAGTCCGGATGTCTGTTGAATCACTGGAACTACTGGGAATCGGAACCGTTATTAAGCTGTCGCATTCGGGCTTTATTCAGGCGGTGCTGGCTCAACTGGAACCGAATCCGGAAGCCCGGCACCAGCTTTTTGATGAAATATTAGACGGCAACGCAACTACTTTAAACAGCCTGAAAGCCCGCTGTCCGGAACTGACCGCCGGATTGGAAATGATGTTAAATGTCACCGGCAGTTCAGCTGACTACGTTGCTAACGTGAAAGCCCTTTTTGGCAAAACCAGCGAATTAGATGAAGCTTGCAGGTCTTTCCAGTCAACACTCAATATTCTTGATTCACTGGATATTGAGTATGTGATTGACCTAGCCGCCGGCCGGGGTTTTGAGTATTACACCGGACTTATCATGCATATTTTTACCAACGACATTTTGGTCGGCGGCGGGGGGCGTTACGACAATCTGGTTGGCCAAATGGGTGGTGACGCCCGGCCGGCTGCCGGTTTTGCCCTTTACATGGATGAGATCATGGATTTTATTGACTATGATGTCTACGCTTTGGATGAACCGGACCGCTTCCTGTTAACATTTGAGGCGGGAAATGAAGCCCAGGCGTTTGCCGTAGCTACTGACCTGCGTGATGCCGGCTATACCGCTGAAATAAAACTCGGTGACCCCGATACGATGATGTATGACTGGGTCCTGGGCATCAACGATGGCGGAACACTGCTGATGACCGACACCGAAACCGAGGAAGAATTTGAGTTTGAAACCGTTGAAGAACTCATTGAGATGCTCGGCGGGGAGGCTTCTGAAGAATGA
- the ligA gene encoding NAD-dependent DNA ligase LigA, which produces MLQAQERVLELRRLLNHHNYLYYVKDTPEISDESYDALLRELRQLEQEYPSLVIPDSPTMRVGAEPLKAFGVITHRKPLLSLANAFSKAELQAWVKRIEKLLPGEEFTFVCEHKMDGLAVAVTYEDGQLSTGATRGDGVEGENITANLRTIRSLPLSVANQSPEHFEVRGEVFLPKANFEQLNLKRDKAGLPLFANPRNAAAGSLRQLDPRVTAQRPLDIYVYALGWADGSQLPASHWDTMERIKSWGFKLNPYNRHCRSLQEVEQYYDEWLEKRHTLPYEADGVVIKINDLAQQERLGSAAREPRWAIAFKFPAHQATTILKDIGISVGRTGTLNPYAILEPVFVGGVIIRQASLHNEEDIQRKDIRIGDTVVIQRAGDVIPQVVGPVLEKRPHNASVFSIETKLKGADGLSHCPVCNSLIRKSPGEVMYYCPNATCPAQLAEKLEHFVSKSGMDIKGMGEQLAVAFLAEGLVKNVADIYSLEVSQLAARDRMKNKSAVNLIDAINKSRKRPLTNVIFALGIRHVGLESATVLAQNFGTLKALFEADQAQLKIIPGIGDKIAESIITYFTEPQNRETVNRLIQVLETPPVTPDNSTGTDPLAGTEFVITGTLAGMTRQQAWDRITAAGGTYKTDLTKKTRFLVAGQEAGSKLTKAREMGIEILTEDQFIILIEKPVTEPQPRLF; this is translated from the coding sequence ATATTACAGGCTCAAGAACGTGTTCTGGAACTCCGGCGATTGCTTAATCACCACAATTATTTGTATTATGTCAAGGACACGCCAGAAATATCTGATGAGTCATATGATGCCCTGTTAAGAGAACTGCGACAACTGGAACAAGAATATCCTTCACTGGTAATCCCTGACTCCCCGACCATGCGGGTAGGTGCCGAACCGCTGAAAGCCTTTGGCGTTATTACCCACCGTAAACCTCTTTTGTCATTGGCTAATGCTTTTAGCAAAGCAGAACTGCAGGCCTGGGTAAAAAGGATAGAAAAATTGTTGCCGGGGGAAGAGTTCACCTTTGTATGCGAACACAAAATGGACGGACTGGCTGTTGCCGTAACCTATGAAGATGGACAGCTTTCTACCGGCGCCACCCGTGGCGACGGGGTAGAAGGTGAGAATATCACCGCTAATTTGCGCACAATCAGGAGTCTGCCGCTCTCCGTGGCAAATCAGTCACCCGAACATTTTGAAGTCCGCGGTGAGGTGTTTTTGCCCAAAGCCAATTTTGAACAGCTTAATCTGAAACGGGATAAAGCCGGCTTACCGCTTTTTGCCAATCCCCGAAACGCGGCTGCCGGGTCGCTGAGGCAGTTGGATCCCAGGGTCACGGCTCAAAGACCGCTGGATATCTATGTTTATGCCTTAGGCTGGGCTGATGGCTCACAATTACCGGCGAGCCATTGGGACACCATGGAACGGATTAAGAGTTGGGGTTTCAAGCTAAATCCTTACAACCGCCATTGCCGTTCGCTTCAGGAAGTTGAACAGTATTATGACGAATGGCTGGAAAAGCGCCACACGCTGCCCTATGAAGCCGACGGTGTGGTCATTAAAATAAACGATCTGGCACAACAGGAGCGCCTGGGTTCGGCGGCCAGGGAACCGCGCTGGGCAATAGCCTTTAAATTTCCGGCGCACCAGGCAACCACCATTTTGAAAGATATCGGCATCAGTGTCGGCCGGACAGGCACTTTGAATCCTTATGCTATTCTGGAACCGGTATTCGTCGGCGGCGTGATTATCAGACAAGCATCACTGCACAATGAAGAAGACATCCAGCGTAAGGATATCCGCATCGGCGACACTGTGGTCATTCAAAGGGCGGGGGACGTTATTCCCCAGGTTGTCGGGCCGGTGTTGGAAAAGCGACCCCATAATGCCAGTGTGTTCAGTATTGAAACTAAACTAAAAGGCGCTGACGGGTTAAGCCATTGTCCGGTCTGTAATTCGCTTATCAGAAAATCACCCGGCGAGGTGATGTATTATTGCCCGAATGCCACCTGCCCGGCTCAATTGGCCGAGAAATTGGAGCATTTCGTCTCCAAATCAGGCATGGATATCAAGGGCATGGGAGAGCAATTGGCCGTTGCTTTTTTGGCCGAAGGCCTAGTTAAAAACGTTGCCGATATTTACAGTCTTGAGGTTTCCCAACTGGCTGCCCGCGACCGGATGAAAAACAAAAGCGCGGTTAATCTCATTGATGCCATTAACAAATCGCGCAAGCGACCCCTGACCAATGTCATCTTTGCGCTGGGTATTCGTCACGTCGGATTGGAGAGCGCGACGGTTCTGGCCCAAAATTTTGGCACGCTTAAAGCTCTGTTTGAAGCCGACCAGGCCCAATTAAAAATTATCCCTGGTATCGGCGACAAGATCGCCGAAAGCATAATTACCTACTTCACCGAACCTCAAAACCGGGAAACTGTTAACCGGTTAATCCAGGTGCTGGAGACTCCCCCGGTTACCCCTGACAATTCAACCGGAACTGACCCTTTAGCCGGAACTGAATTTGTAATTACCGGCACGCTGGCAGGTATGACCCGGCAGCAGGCCTGGGATAGAATCACCGCCGCCGGAGGCACATACAAAACCGATCTAACCAAAAAGACGCGATTTCTGGTAGCGGGCCAGGAGGCCGGATCCAAACTGACCAAAGCCAGGGAGATGGGTATTGAGATTTTGACTGAGGACCAGTTTATAATACTGATTGAAAAACCTGTCACTGAACCACAACCGAGGCTGTTTTAA
- the pth gene encoding aminoacyl-tRNA hydrolase — translation MKLIIGLGNPGWEYSGTRHNIGFVVLGTLARRHKINFNKRSCHSRIGEGDLGPIKVALAKPQTYMNLSGDAVSSLLRRYRLKPSDIIVVYDDLDLPVGRIRMRADGSAGGHNGIKSIIAALGTDKFIRLKVGIGRPTVEIDRNEIVDHVLSGFDKTEHEAVTDAVNRAVDAIEVLVAENPETAMNRFN, via the coding sequence ATGAAATTGATCATTGGTTTGGGAAATCCCGGCTGGGAATATTCCGGAACGCGGCATAATATCGGTTTCGTGGTTCTGGGGACACTGGCCAGGCGTCATAAGATAAATTTCAACAAACGCAGTTGCCACTCCCGGATCGGTGAAGGCGATCTGGGACCAATTAAAGTTGCTTTAGCTAAACCGCAGACTTATATGAACCTTTCCGGCGACGCGGTTTCGTCGTTGCTGCGCCGGTACCGACTGAAACCCTCGGATATTATCGTCGTCTATGATGACCTTGATTTGCCGGTTGGTCGCATCAGAATGCGAGCCGATGGCAGTGCCGGCGGTCATAACGGAATTAAATCAATCATTGCGGCTCTGGGTACGGATAAATTTATCAGGCTGAAGGTCGGTATCGGACGACCGACGGTTGAAATTGACCGCAATGAAATAGTGGATCATGTGCTGTCCGGCTTTGACAAAACCGAACATGAGGCGGTGACAGACGCCGTGAACCGGGCCGTGGACGCAATAGAAGTGCTGGTCGCCGAAAACCCGGAAACCGCCATGAACCGCTTCAATTGA